Within the uncultured Draconibacterium sp. genome, the region AGCCTTACTTCTTTCTGTACAAATGTTAAAAAATAAAAGCCTGATTGCAGCTCTCCATTCCTCTCTTGCTCTCTTAATTTTTTTGAGTACGATATTTTTCAATTCATGTTCGAGAAGTAATTGTACCAGCAAAACTCCCATGTGGCATTATTATACTCATGAGCAACTAAATACATTAAACATTGAAAAAGAAAGATTAAATGACGAATCCATTAAAATCATTGAGGATTTAAACAAACAGCTAAATCAACATAATTTCCGGTGTGCTGCTACAACTCATCAACTATTTAAAAACCTGGCCGGGCATTCCCGAATTGACTGTATTTACCAAGAGTTATATACCCAAAACAATAATGACTCGCTAAAACTTTACGGACTGAAAAAACTGATGCAATCGGCAGACTTTTATTTTTCAGTATTTCAAACAAATGAAAGTATTCGCCAGGTTATAGACCGCGGCGATGCAGCTTACAACATACCCAAACATTTTCTTTCGGATTCGCAAAAGTTCCTTTTCAACAAAAGAAACAGAAGAATTGCCGGGAAATTTAGCTGGGAACTTAATTCCTTACAACAGGATGTAAGCCTATTTACTTTAGAACAGAAATTAGGGCGCATAAAAGAAGCGGCGTATGATTTTTCAGGCTTATGCAGCGAAGGTTTTGGACGGCTGATTGCCAAAATAAATTTACCATTAAAAGATACGCTTTGCTCCGAAAATCTTTTGCCAAAATTAAAGGAATGGGACATTATATGCCAGAAGTCACCCCGGAAACTAACCGACTTCTTCATCCCTGGGTATTTTGGGCACGCCGGTATTTATGTTGGAGACAGTATTTTTGTTCAATGCGACCAGGAAGGGGTACATTACGACAAAGCCCAGGAGTTTTTAGAGGGAAATGATTTTATTGTATTACGTGCCAGGCAACTAACCCCAACACAAAAAAAGCGTATGCGCACACTTTTGGAAGCCCAACTC harbors:
- a CDS encoding YiiX/YebB-like N1pC/P60 family cysteine hydrolase, giving the protein MWHYYTHEQLNTLNIEKERLNDESIKIIEDLNKQLNQHNFRCAATTHQLFKNLAGHSRIDCIYQELYTQNNNDSLKLYGLKKLMQSADFYFSVFQTNESIRQVIDRGDAAYNIPKHFLSDSQKFLFNKRNRRIAGKFSWELNSLQQDVSLFTLEQKLGRIKEAAYDFSGLCSEGFGRLIAKINLPLKDTLCSENLLPKLKEWDIICQKSPRKLTDFFIPGYFGHAGIYVGDSIFVQCDQEGVHYDKAQEFLEGNDFIVLRARQLTPTQKKRMRTLLEAQLGKKYDFSFNTDSPDRIICTELIFLVYDQITWNTRNTVFWSSISPDDLIRTSLRNEQFKIPLLLTTSQMIENPDKEIIADLLARKH